From Microbacterium invictum, the proteins below share one genomic window:
- a CDS encoding DsbA family protein, which yields MSTDDTTNATTSSDRRDAVREKAQQVRVRQSRAKWARRSAIGVTLVAAVAAVAVVVTWTVSTTAGRPQLTPANLSHEGGFPVTSITGSTGTLDASLATPSPTPADATATPAPDATPTATAAAVEIDVYVDYLSPGAREWQVANSDQLSSWLSQGAATLSYHPVSMLTAKSNGTKYSLRAAGAAACVATHSPDLFFPFNQELLMRQPAIDSDGFSDEELADIAQATGVTEPKRIRACIEDGSFISWVKESTESAVSGIPDTNGLALTGTPMIVVNGEAYVGELTDPAEFSQFVLTSSSGAFYRAQATPTPTATPVPTASPTP from the coding sequence ATGTCCACTGACGACACCACGAACGCGACGACGTCCAGCGACCGCCGCGACGCCGTGCGAGAGAAGGCCCAGCAGGTCCGCGTGCGCCAGTCGCGTGCGAAGTGGGCGCGCCGTTCGGCCATCGGCGTGACCCTCGTCGCCGCTGTCGCAGCCGTCGCCGTCGTGGTCACCTGGACCGTCTCGACCACCGCGGGTCGCCCGCAGCTGACGCCGGCGAACCTCTCGCACGAGGGCGGCTTCCCCGTGACGTCGATCACCGGCTCGACCGGCACGCTCGACGCGAGCCTCGCCACCCCGTCGCCCACGCCCGCCGACGCCACGGCCACGCCCGCGCCCGACGCGACGCCGACGGCGACCGCCGCCGCCGTCGAGATCGATGTGTACGTCGACTACCTGTCGCCCGGCGCCCGCGAGTGGCAGGTCGCCAACTCCGACCAGCTGTCGAGCTGGCTGAGCCAGGGTGCCGCGACGCTCTCCTACCACCCGGTGTCGATGCTGACCGCGAAGTCGAACGGCACGAAGTACTCGCTGCGCGCCGCCGGTGCCGCGGCATGCGTGGCCACCCACTCACCCGACCTGTTCTTCCCCTTCAACCAGGAACTGCTCATGCGGCAGCCCGCGATCGACTCGGACGGCTTCTCCGACGAGGAGCTCGCCGACATCGCCCAGGCCACCGGAGTCACCGAGCCGAAGCGGATCCGCGCCTGCATCGAAGACGGTTCCTTCATCTCGTGGGTGAAGGAGAGCACCGAGAGCGCTGTCAGCGGCATCCCCGACACGAACGGTCTCGCTCTCACAGGCACACCGATGATCGTGGTGAACGGCGAAGCGTACGTCGGCGAACTGACCGACCCGGCCGAGTTCTCGCAGTTCGTGCTCACCAGCTCCAGCGGTGCCTTCTACCGCGCACAGGCCACACCGACGCCGACCGCCACGCCCGTTCCGACGGCTTCGCCGACGCCGTAA
- a CDS encoding DMT family transporter, whose product MPAWIALGGAVLVGVMTAVQARINGQLGLRLDDGLLAAAISFGSGLVLLILLSAALPAGRRGVGRLVTGVRERTIPWWMLVGGAAGAFTVATQGVAVAIIGVSLFTVGVVAGQAVCGLVLDRIGYGPSGVVAVTMPRVAGGALAILAVVISLQGGVLGQVPWWMLLMPLITGIGISWQQATNGRLRQRVGSPMTATLVNFIGGTAILVVAAAIHIAIAGPPRALPTDAWLYVGGVLGLVYIMLSAALIAYTGVLLFGLGSVTGQLITAYLLDLLWPAEAHSGWLIGLLTIAIAAGSVIVAVAPWRRA is encoded by the coding sequence ATGCCCGCCTGGATCGCGCTCGGCGGAGCGGTGCTGGTGGGCGTCATGACCGCCGTGCAGGCCCGCATCAACGGGCAGCTCGGACTGCGACTCGACGACGGTCTGCTGGCGGCGGCGATCTCGTTCGGCTCGGGCCTCGTGCTGCTCATCCTCCTGTCGGCGGCGCTCCCGGCCGGACGCCGCGGCGTCGGCCGCCTCGTCACCGGCGTGCGCGAACGGACGATCCCGTGGTGGATGCTGGTGGGCGGCGCCGCCGGCGCGTTCACGGTCGCGACGCAGGGTGTGGCCGTCGCGATCATCGGCGTCTCCCTGTTCACCGTCGGCGTCGTGGCAGGGCAGGCGGTGTGCGGGCTCGTGCTCGACCGCATCGGGTACGGGCCGTCGGGCGTGGTCGCGGTGACGATGCCCCGCGTCGCCGGCGGCGCGCTCGCGATCCTCGCCGTCGTCATCTCGCTGCAGGGCGGGGTGCTCGGGCAGGTGCCGTGGTGGATGCTGCTCATGCCGCTCATCACCGGCATCGGCATCTCGTGGCAGCAGGCCACGAACGGTCGTCTGCGTCAGCGGGTCGGGTCTCCCATGACCGCGACCCTCGTGAACTTCATCGGCGGCACGGCGATCCTCGTCGTCGCGGCGGCGATCCACATCGCGATCGCCGGGCCGCCCCGTGCGCTCCCCACCGACGCGTGGCTCTACGTCGGCGGCGTGCTGGGCCTGGTCTACATCATGCTGTCGGCGGCGCTGATCGCCTACACCGGCGTGCTGCTGTTCGGCCTCGGCTCGGTGACCGGGCAGCTGATCACGGCGTACCTGCTCGATCTGCTCTGGCCTGCCGAAGCGCACAGCGGGTGGCTCATCGGGCTGCTCACCATCGCGATCGCGGCGGGGTCGGTCATCGTCGCCGTCGCGCCCTGGCGGCGCGCCTGA
- a CDS encoding nitroreductase family protein: protein MSGALEAMRTRRSWSKVTDEAPSRAELLDLVSAAGRVADHSALRPWRLIELRGDDRLRLGAAIAKAEGDSKPSTKPLRAPLLIAVVASHKKSSKVPHWEQEAVASGVAHALSLLLDDAGWGVFWRTGGYTRSKAVAKAHGLAKDEALLGWLYVGGKPANARGGGRKPVDARKHVTRMPKKAKKVS from the coding sequence ATGTCCGGCGCGCTCGAGGCGATGCGCACTCGGCGGTCGTGGTCGAAGGTCACCGATGAGGCGCCCTCGCGCGCCGAGCTGCTCGATCTCGTGTCGGCCGCCGGCCGGGTCGCCGACCATTCGGCGCTGCGGCCGTGGCGCCTGATCGAGCTGCGCGGCGACGACCGGCTGCGGCTGGGCGCAGCGATCGCGAAGGCCGAGGGCGACAGCAAGCCGTCGACGAAGCCGCTGCGCGCTCCGCTGCTGATCGCGGTCGTGGCCAGCCACAAGAAGAGCAGCAAGGTGCCGCACTGGGAGCAGGAAGCGGTGGCATCCGGCGTCGCACACGCGCTCAGCCTGCTGCTGGACGACGCGGGCTGGGGCGTGTTCTGGCGGACCGGCGGCTACACGCGGTCGAAGGCCGTCGCGAAGGCGCACGGCCTGGCGAAGGACGAGGCGCTGCTGGGCTGGCTGTACGTCGGCGGCAAGCCCGCGAACGCTCGGGGCGGCGGACGCAAGCCGGTGGACGCCCGCAAGCACGTGACCCGGATGCCGAAGAAGGCCAAGAAGGTCTCGTAG
- the msrB gene encoding peptide-methionine (R)-S-oxide reductase MsrB, protein MTYRVTKTDDQWRDELSDEQYAVLREAGTERPWTGELLDEHRAGLYTCAACGAELFQSGTKFDSHCGWPSFYESINPDAVQLLTDDSHGMERTEVRCANCGSHLGHVFPDGFGTPTGDRYCMNSLSLGFAPAED, encoded by the coding sequence ATGACCTACCGCGTGACGAAGACCGACGACCAGTGGCGCGACGAGCTCTCGGATGAGCAGTACGCCGTGCTGCGTGAGGCCGGCACCGAACGTCCCTGGACCGGCGAGCTGCTCGACGAGCACCGCGCCGGCCTCTACACCTGTGCCGCGTGCGGTGCCGAGCTGTTCCAGAGCGGCACGAAGTTCGATTCGCACTGCGGCTGGCCGAGCTTCTACGAGTCGATCAACCCCGACGCGGTGCAGCTGCTCACCGACGACTCGCACGGCATGGAGCGCACCGAGGTCCGCTGCGCGAACTGCGGCTCGCACCTGGGCCACGTGTTCCCGGACGGGTTCGGGACCCCCACCGGCGACCGCTACTGCATGAACTCACTGTCGCTCGGGTTCGCCCCCGCCGAGGACTGA
- a CDS encoding DUF2332 domain-containing protein, with protein sequence MGQMRDAGAAVADRYDRFARREAPGRSELYAQWAAGAAADEDVCDVLARIPASHRQPPLVFAVSRLLGVGEPDYPTWRRWLLENADQVVAECGSRSLQTNEPLRCAALLPALSRIPGPIALLEVGASAGLCLYPDRYSYRYAGGEGEARLDPAAGPSTVELTCEVTGSVPPVALPEIVWRAGIDLNPLDPALPGTADWLTGLVWPGETGRAERVRAALEIAAADPPRLVAGDAPDVLAQVAASAPRDATLVVTTPGVLAHIPHADRLRTIAAARAAGRWITLDDPGLHDAWSAPIDPGTWPGGFALALDGEVLAAADPLGGSLEWLPGAHAHAG encoded by the coding sequence ATGGGGCAGATGAGGGATGCCGGTGCCGCCGTCGCCGACCGCTATGACCGGTTCGCGCGACGCGAAGCGCCGGGCAGATCCGAGCTCTATGCCCAGTGGGCCGCAGGGGCCGCAGCCGACGAGGACGTGTGCGATGTGCTCGCGCGGATCCCGGCATCCCACCGCCAGCCGCCCCTCGTCTTCGCCGTGAGCCGCCTGCTCGGCGTGGGGGAGCCGGACTACCCGACGTGGCGCCGGTGGCTGCTCGAGAACGCCGACCAGGTCGTCGCCGAGTGCGGCAGCCGGTCGCTGCAGACCAACGAGCCGCTGCGGTGCGCGGCGCTGCTGCCCGCGCTCAGCAGGATCCCCGGGCCGATCGCGCTGCTCGAGGTCGGTGCGAGTGCCGGGCTGTGCCTCTACCCCGACCGCTATTCGTACCGGTACGCGGGCGGCGAAGGCGAGGCGCGCCTCGATCCGGCCGCCGGGCCCTCGACCGTGGAGCTGACCTGCGAAGTCACCGGCTCCGTGCCGCCGGTGGCGCTGCCCGAGATCGTATGGCGGGCGGGCATCGATCTGAACCCGCTCGATCCGGCTCTGCCCGGCACCGCGGACTGGCTCACCGGGCTCGTGTGGCCCGGCGAGACCGGACGCGCCGAACGGGTGCGCGCGGCGCTCGAGATCGCCGCGGCCGACCCGCCGCGGCTCGTCGCCGGGGACGCGCCCGATGTGCTCGCGCAGGTCGCGGCATCCGCGCCGCGTGATGCGACGCTCGTCGTGACGACGCCCGGCGTGCTCGCGCACATCCCGCATGCCGACCGGCTGCGCACCATCGCGGCCGCACGCGCCGCCGGGCGCTGGATCACCCTCGACGATCCCGGACTGCACGACGCGTGGTCGGCGCCGATCGACCCCGGCACCTGGCCGGGCGGATTCGCGCTCGCGCTCGACGGCGAGGTGCTCGCCGCCGCCGACCCACTCGGCGGATCGCTGGAGTGGCTCCCGGGCGCGCACGCACATGCCGGTTAG
- a CDS encoding DUF3263 domain-containing protein yields the protein MPLTDRDRELLDFEARWQRHDAAKEEAVRTDLGITPARYYQLLGRLLDTGDAVAYDPMLVHRLRRLRDARERDRAARSAVLTGTGR from the coding sequence GTGCCCCTGACTGACCGCGACCGTGAGCTGCTCGACTTCGAAGCCCGCTGGCAGCGACACGACGCCGCGAAGGAGGAGGCGGTGCGCACCGATCTGGGCATCACCCCGGCCCGCTACTACCAGCTGCTGGGCCGGCTGCTCGATACGGGGGATGCCGTGGCCTACGACCCCATGCTCGTGCACCGTCTGCGCCGGCTGCGCGACGCCCGCGAACGGGACCGTGCTGCGCGTTCGGCCGTCCTCACAGGCACGGGCCGGTAG
- a CDS encoding LytR C-terminal domain-containing protein: protein MPKTTYPKDRFDDLPADVTRIGVHRAENPRLRAGVVVMWSVIATIVLIAVGVFGTMLATGRFSPGAEAPVPVPDAPAVEAVVDTSYSVLVLNATPEDGLAGAMSDTIIAAGWSADDIIAGEAGSDDFPTTTVYFPTVDDEGAARGLAEVIGGAEVALNDSYQPADDPDTADVDESQARQLVVVIGLDRMTPTPQA from the coding sequence GTGCCGAAAACGACCTACCCGAAGGACCGTTTCGACGACCTCCCCGCAGACGTGACACGGATCGGCGTGCATCGCGCCGAGAATCCCCGTCTGCGTGCCGGCGTCGTCGTGATGTGGTCCGTGATCGCGACGATCGTGCTGATCGCCGTCGGCGTGTTCGGCACGATGCTGGCGACGGGCCGCTTCTCGCCCGGAGCCGAGGCGCCCGTACCGGTGCCCGATGCCCCCGCGGTCGAGGCCGTCGTCGACACGAGCTACTCGGTCCTCGTGCTCAATGCGACGCCCGAGGACGGGCTCGCCGGTGCCATGAGCGACACGATCATCGCGGCCGGATGGTCGGCCGACGACATCATCGCCGGTGAGGCCGGCAGCGACGACTTCCCGACGACCACCGTCTACTTCCCGACGGTCGACGACGAAGGCGCCGCCCGGGGTCTCGCAGAGGTGATCGGGGGAGCCGAGGTCGCGCTGAACGACTCGTATCAGCCGGCCGATGATCCGGACACCGCCGATGTCGATGAGAGCCAGGCCCGCCAGCTCGTCGTGGTCATCGGCCTCGACCGGATGACACCCACACCGCAGGCCTGA
- a CDS encoding DUF3048 domain-containing protein yields the protein MTLLASRRPVRRVALSAAAFVAAVLIAGCTPTTPEPSPSTSTSTAPMARPSPTPTPTPEPVVAPLRGTEVPASIDTPALSAKIDNHWDARPQWGLEHTDIVFEELVEGGLTRYVAVWHSDVPEEVGPIRSIRPMDPDIVSPLGGIIAYSGGQARFVAMMQKTDVHNAIHGGADDRFMFRSTQKLAPHNVVLDAQDIVAEYDELDPPAAQFAYSPRGSAPVFGTPSGGVDLAFAPESPRSWTWDAASNTYLRAQEGRADTDSTGAQLSATNVVVLRVAIDWSYGIVPRTVMIDSGQAWISTGGSVREGTWSKDSRTAAITLTDAVGREIRLAPGNTWVELVPDSGSVSVHD from the coding sequence GTGACCCTTCTCGCATCGCGGCGACCCGTACGCCGCGTGGCCCTCTCCGCGGCCGCATTCGTGGCCGCCGTGCTGATCGCCGGCTGCACGCCGACCACTCCCGAGCCGTCGCCGAGCACGAGCACGAGCACCGCACCCATGGCCCGGCCGTCCCCGACGCCGACGCCGACGCCCGAACCGGTGGTCGCGCCGCTGCGGGGCACCGAGGTACCGGCATCCATCGACACCCCCGCGCTGTCCGCCAAGATCGACAACCACTGGGACGCGCGACCCCAGTGGGGGCTCGAGCACACCGACATCGTCTTCGAGGAGCTGGTCGAGGGCGGCCTGACCCGGTATGTCGCGGTGTGGCACTCCGACGTCCCGGAGGAGGTCGGTCCGATCCGCAGCATCCGGCCGATGGACCCCGACATCGTCTCGCCGCTCGGCGGCATCATCGCCTACTCGGGCGGCCAGGCGCGGTTCGTCGCGATGATGCAGAAGACCGACGTGCACAACGCGATCCACGGCGGTGCCGATGACCGCTTCATGTTCCGGTCGACCCAGAAGCTCGCGCCGCACAACGTGGTGCTGGATGCACAGGACATCGTCGCCGAGTACGACGAGCTCGACCCGCCGGCCGCCCAGTTCGCCTACTCGCCCCGAGGCTCGGCCCCCGTGTTCGGCACGCCATCGGGCGGCGTGGACCTGGCCTTCGCGCCCGAGTCGCCGCGCTCGTGGACGTGGGATGCCGCATCGAACACCTACCTGCGGGCGCAGGAGGGCAGGGCCGACACCGATTCCACCGGCGCTCAGCTGTCGGCGACGAACGTCGTTGTGCTGCGCGTGGCGATCGACTGGTCATACGGGATCGTGCCGCGCACCGTGATGATCGACTCCGGACAGGCCTGGATCTCGACCGGCGGCAGCGTCCGCGAGGGCACCTGGAGCAAGGACAGCCGCACCGCGGCGATCACCCTCACCGACGCGGTCGGACGCGAGATCAGACTGGCTCCGGGCAACACCTGGGTCGAACTCGTGCCCGACAGCGGCAGCGTGAGCGTGCACGACTGA
- the groL gene encoding chaperonin GroEL (60 kDa chaperone family; promotes refolding of misfolded polypeptides especially under stressful conditions; forms two stacked rings of heptamers to form a barrel-shaped 14mer; ends can be capped by GroES; misfolded proteins enter the barrel where they are refolded when GroES binds), which yields MAKIIAFDEEARRGLERGLNTLADAVKVTLGPRGRNVVLEKKWGAPTITNDGVSIAKEIELDDPYEKIGAELVKEVAKKTDDVAGDGTTTATVLAQALVREGLRNVAAGADPISLKKGIEKAVKALSDQLLADAKEVETKAQIAATASISAADTEIGDLIAEAIDKVGKEGVVTVEESNTFGTELELTEGMRFDKGYINPYFVTDPERQEAVFEDPYILIANQKISNIKDLLPIVDKVIQEGKELLIIAEDVEGEALATLVLNKIRGIFKSVAVKAPGFGDRRKAQLQDIAILTGGQVITEEVGLKLENATTDLLGRARKVIITKDETTIVEGAGDSAQIEGRVTQIRREIENTDSDYDREKLQERLAKLAGGVAVIKAGAATEVELKERKHRIEDAVRNAKAAVEEGIVPGGGVALIQAGQKAFAVLELSGDEATGANIVKVAIEAPLKQIALNAGLEPGVVAAKVAELPVGQGLNAATGEYVDMFEAGIIDPAKVTRSALQNAASIAGLFLTTEVVVADKPEKAPAMPADPTGGMDF from the coding sequence ATGGCAAAGATCATCGCTTTCGACGAGGAAGCCCGCCGCGGCCTCGAGCGTGGACTCAACACGCTGGCCGACGCCGTCAAGGTGACCCTGGGCCCGCGCGGCCGCAACGTCGTGCTCGAGAAGAAGTGGGGCGCCCCCACGATCACGAACGACGGCGTCTCGATCGCCAAGGAGATCGAGCTCGACGACCCGTACGAGAAGATCGGCGCGGAGCTCGTCAAGGAGGTCGCCAAGAAGACCGACGACGTCGCAGGTGACGGCACCACCACCGCCACCGTGCTGGCCCAGGCGCTCGTGCGCGAGGGACTGCGCAACGTCGCCGCCGGCGCCGACCCCATCTCGCTCAAGAAGGGCATCGAGAAGGCCGTCAAGGCACTGTCCGACCAGCTGCTCGCCGACGCCAAGGAGGTCGAGACCAAGGCGCAGATCGCCGCCACCGCATCGATCTCGGCCGCTGACACCGAGATCGGCGACCTGATCGCCGAGGCCATCGACAAGGTCGGCAAGGAGGGTGTGGTCACCGTCGAGGAGTCCAACACCTTCGGCACCGAGCTCGAGCTCACCGAGGGCATGCGCTTCGACAAGGGGTACATCAACCCCTACTTCGTCACGGACCCGGAGCGCCAGGAGGCGGTCTTCGAGGACCCGTACATCCTCATCGCGAACCAGAAGATCTCGAACATCAAGGACCTTCTGCCCATCGTCGACAAGGTGATCCAGGAGGGCAAGGAGCTCCTCATCATCGCGGAGGACGTCGAGGGCGAAGCGCTCGCGACCCTCGTGCTCAACAAGATCCGCGGCATCTTCAAGTCGGTCGCCGTCAAGGCGCCCGGCTTCGGCGACCGTCGCAAGGCGCAGCTGCAGGACATCGCGATCCTCACCGGCGGCCAGGTCATCACCGAAGAGGTGGGCCTCAAGCTCGAGAACGCCACGACCGACCTGCTCGGCCGCGCCCGCAAGGTCATCATCACCAAGGATGAGACCACGATCGTCGAGGGTGCCGGTGACAGCGCGCAGATCGAGGGTCGCGTGACCCAGATCCGCCGCGAGATCGAGAACACCGACAGCGACTACGACCGCGAGAAGCTGCAGGAGCGCCTCGCCAAGCTGGCCGGCGGCGTTGCCGTCATCAAGGCCGGCGCGGCGACCGAGGTCGAGCTCAAGGAGCGCAAGCACCGCATCGAGGACGCCGTTCGCAACGCGAAGGCGGCCGTCGAGGAGGGCATCGTCCCCGGTGGTGGCGTCGCGCTCATCCAGGCCGGCCAGAAGGCGTTCGCGGTTCTCGAGCTCTCGGGCGACGAGGCGACCGGTGCCAACATCGTCAAGGTGGCCATCGAGGCTCCGCTGAAGCAGATCGCGCTCAACGCGGGCCTCGAGCCCGGTGTCGTGGCCGCCAAGGTGGCCGAGCTGCCCGTCGGTCAGGGCCTGAACGCCGCGACCGGTGAGTACGTCGACATGTTCGAGGCGGGCATCATCGACCCGGCCAAGGTCACCCGCTCGGCGCTGCAGAACGCCGCGTCGATCGCCGGTCTGTTCCTGACGACCGAGGTCGTCGTGGCCGACAAGCCGGAGAAGGCTCCGGCCATGCCGGCTGACCCGACCGGTGGCATGGACTTCTGA
- a CDS encoding WXG100 family type VII secretion target, which yields MAIFSVDSDAVLTATSAIRATGDRIQGETASMLAQLTQLQGSWTGSAATGFQTVIERWRAAQRDLDGALADISTALGAAGQQYAQTELATAGLFR from the coding sequence ATGGCCATCTTCTCCGTCGACAGCGACGCGGTCCTCACCGCCACCTCGGCGATCCGCGCGACCGGCGACCGCATCCAAGGCGAGACCGCGTCCATGCTCGCGCAGCTCACCCAACTGCAGGGTTCATGGACCGGCAGCGCAGCGACGGGCTTCCAGACCGTCATCGAACGCTGGCGCGCCGCGCAGCGTGATCTCGACGGGGCGCTGGCCGACATCAGCACCGCGCTGGGCGCGGCCGGGCAGCAGTACGCGCAGACCGAGCTGGCCACCGCCGGCCTGTTCCGCTGA
- a CDS encoding sensor histidine kinase produces the protein MPPLAAHAKKTDRVTAWWRGISLRAKVTGVTVAVLAIGLAAAGIGTMVFLRTTQITALDQNLQQVVPTDIASTIFEVEVVDGVAQFSEVDGATPTQFFVAVYAADGTLLATGGGTGPAEPVYPETFALDETTVKGTSPFELESSIGGAGFHASVDTLQVAGAREFNTQLVALPLAPVNQTVASFIGIYTALALVVILVAALLTRWVVTLTFRGLGQVEDTAMSIAAGDFTQRMTEISPRTEVGRLKTAINAMLDRVDQALGQRDATVQQMRRFIGDASHELRTPLVTVRGYAELYRMGAVSGDEQTAQAMERIEKEAIRMGVLVEDLLALARLDERRDLVVAEIDLVPVARDAVLDARATSPEREVTFLDRTSSAPTTVTIAVVPDAAAAKRSGAGIAGIAGSLLRRRPRTPASPNVALTAPITTPPPPPMAPTGPPIVLGDENRIRQVVANLLGNARRYTPEATPIEVAVGVDAATAMGWIEVIDHGPGVPEQIRDKVFQRFWRADTSRTRETGGSGLGLSIVASIVDALHGTIEVVETRGGGATFRVSLPLAQRRDAAEHLFIETQPLPKLRDEDV, from the coding sequence ATGCCGCCCCTGGCCGCGCACGCGAAGAAGACCGACCGGGTCACCGCATGGTGGCGCGGCATCAGCCTGCGCGCGAAGGTCACCGGGGTCACGGTGGCCGTCCTCGCCATCGGCCTGGCCGCCGCGGGCATCGGCACGATGGTGTTCCTGCGCACCACGCAGATCACCGCGCTCGACCAGAACCTGCAACAGGTCGTGCCCACCGACATCGCCAGCACGATCTTCGAGGTCGAGGTCGTCGACGGCGTGGCGCAGTTCTCCGAGGTCGACGGCGCCACCCCGACGCAGTTCTTCGTCGCGGTGTACGCCGCCGACGGCACGCTGCTGGCCACCGGCGGCGGCACCGGGCCGGCAGAACCGGTGTACCCCGAGACGTTCGCGCTCGACGAGACGACCGTCAAGGGCACCTCGCCGTTCGAACTGGAGTCGAGCATCGGCGGGGCGGGGTTCCACGCCAGCGTCGACACCCTTCAGGTCGCCGGGGCCCGCGAGTTCAACACGCAGCTGGTCGCGCTGCCGCTGGCGCCGGTGAATCAGACGGTGGCGAGCTTCATCGGCATCTACACCGCCCTCGCGCTGGTGGTGATCCTCGTCGCCGCACTGCTGACCCGGTGGGTGGTCACGCTGACCTTCCGCGGGCTCGGCCAGGTCGAGGACACCGCGATGTCGATCGCCGCCGGCGACTTCACCCAGCGCATGACCGAGATCTCACCGCGCACCGAGGTCGGCCGACTGAAGACCGCCATCAACGCGATGCTCGACCGTGTCGATCAGGCACTCGGGCAGCGGGATGCCACGGTGCAGCAGATGCGGCGGTTCATCGGCGACGCGAGCCACGAGCTGCGCACCCCGCTCGTCACCGTGCGCGGCTACGCCGAGCTGTACCGGATGGGCGCGGTCTCCGGCGACGAGCAGACCGCGCAGGCGATGGAGCGCATCGAGAAGGAGGCGATCCGCATGGGCGTGCTCGTGGAGGATCTGCTGGCCCTCGCCCGCCTCGACGAGCGCCGCGACCTCGTCGTCGCCGAGATCGACCTGGTGCCGGTCGCACGCGACGCGGTGCTCGACGCCCGTGCCACCTCGCCCGAGCGCGAGGTCACCTTCCTCGACCGCACGTCCTCGGCGCCGACCACCGTGACCATCGCCGTGGTGCCTGACGCCGCGGCCGCCAAACGCTCCGGGGCGGGCATCGCCGGCATCGCCGGTTCGCTGCTGCGACGCCGGCCGCGCACGCCCGCGTCGCCGAACGTGGCGCTGACAGCCCCGATCACGACGCCCCCGCCCCCGCCGATGGCGCCGACCGGTCCCCCGATCGTGCTGGGCGACGAGAACCGGATCCGGCAGGTGGTGGCCAACCTCCTCGGAAACGCGCGGCGCTACACCCCTGAGGCCACGCCCATCGAGGTGGCCGTGGGCGTCGATGCCGCCACCGCGATGGGATGGATCGAGGTCATCGACCACGGCCCGGGCGTGCCCGAGCAGATCCGCGACAAGGTGTTCCAGCGATTCTGGCGGGCCGACACCTCGCGCACGCGCGAGACGGGCGGCTCGGGCCTGGGCCTGTCGATCGTGGCATCCATCGTCGACGCGCTGCACGGCACCATCGAGGTGGTCGAGACGCGCGGCGGCGGCGCGACCTTCCGGGTGTCGCTCCCGCTCGCGCAGCGGCGTGATGCCGCCGAGCATCTGTTCATCGAGACGCAGCCGCTGCCGAAGCTGCGCGACGAAGACGTCTGA
- a CDS encoding response regulator transcription factor — MTAPRILVVDDEPNIRDLLVTSLRFAGYQVRAVSNGAQTISAVLEEEPDLIILDVMLPDMNGFSVTKRLRGAGYTAPILFLTAKDETEDKIEGLNAGGDDYVTKPFSLDEIVARIQAILRRTMQADEESAIRAGELTMDQDTHDVLVGDVSIDLSPTEFKLLRYLMLNPNRVLSKAQILDHVWEYDFNGDAGIVESYISYLRRKIDPHSSEPLIQTKRGFGYMLKVGKSA, encoded by the coding sequence ATGACCGCACCGCGCATCCTCGTCGTGGACGACGAACCGAACATCCGGGACCTGTTGGTCACAAGCCTTCGCTTCGCCGGCTACCAGGTCCGTGCCGTCTCCAACGGCGCGCAGACGATCTCCGCCGTTCTCGAAGAAGAACCGGACCTCATCATCCTCGACGTCATGCTCCCCGACATGAATGGATTCAGCGTGACCAAGCGCCTCCGCGGCGCGGGCTACACGGCGCCCATCCTGTTCCTGACGGCGAAGGACGAGACCGAAGACAAGATCGAGGGGCTCAACGCCGGCGGCGACGACTACGTCACCAAGCCCTTCAGCCTCGACGAGATCGTCGCCCGCATCCAGGCGATCCTGCGTCGCACCATGCAGGCCGACGAGGAGTCCGCCATCCGCGCCGGCGAGCTGACGATGGACCAGGACACCCACGACGTGCTGGTCGGCGACGTGTCGATCGACCTGTCCCCCACCGAGTTCAAGCTGCTCCGCTACCTCATGCTCAACCCGAACCGGGTGCTCAGCAAGGCGCAGATCCTCGATCACGTGTGGGAGTACGACTTCAACGGCGACGCGGGCATCGTCGAGAGCTACATCTCGTACCTGCGCCGCAAGATCGACCCGCACTCGTCTGAGCCGCTCATCCAGACCAAGCGCGGTTTCGGCTACATGCTGAAGGTCGGCAAGTCGGCCTAG